The Deltaproteobacteria bacterium genome includes a region encoding these proteins:
- a CDS encoding FAD-binding protein, giving the protein MSDGTGWDVCCNNKPMITPEIKKEIRTIVGPVNVLESDVDRFSYSYDASFMPLLPAHRPDLVVRPLTTAEVSQVMAIAYEHALPVTPRGAATGRTGGSVPLRGGIALSLDRMTKIIELDEKNMMVTAEAGVRTFDLYNCCAAQGLFYPPDPASWKVSTLGGNVAENAGGMRAVKYGVTGDYVMGLEVVMADGTVLQTGGKAIKNVTGYDLTSLLTGSEGTLGIITNVLLKLIAMPKRRGTLRIMFQSLDDGCMMIHKMLHAGIVPSAAEIMDKICLDAVARHGQSDFAPAGEACIVIEIDGDEDDVLARQAGRIEAIARECGSLEFRLARSPQEADELWAIRRGLSSAVAGLAPNRLGEDISVPRDAFPEVVRRIRAIAEKFKLIIAVYGHAGDGNLHPSVLCDLSNQEEAERVHQAVDEIFAAALAVGGTLSGEHGIGVTKQSYLSQALGVAGVQTLKAIKQALDPKGILNPGKIW; this is encoded by the coding sequence GTGTCAGATGGAACCGGTTGGGACGTCTGCTGCAATAATAAACCAATGATCACCCCGGAAATCAAGAAAGAAATCCGCACTATCGTAGGACCGGTAAATGTTCTCGAGTCCGATGTGGACCGCTTTTCCTATTCTTATGACGCCTCATTTATGCCGCTGCTGCCGGCGCATAGGCCGGACCTCGTTGTGCGGCCGCTGACGACGGCGGAAGTATCGCAAGTGATGGCCATCGCTTACGAACACGCCCTTCCCGTCACGCCGCGGGGCGCTGCCACTGGCCGCACGGGCGGCAGCGTACCCCTGAGGGGCGGCATTGCCCTTTCCCTCGACCGCATGACGAAAATCATCGAATTGGATGAAAAAAACATGATGGTCACTGCCGAGGCCGGGGTTCGCACTTTCGATCTCTACAACTGCTGCGCCGCCCAAGGTCTCTTCTATCCACCTGACCCGGCGAGCTGGAAGGTTTCCACCCTCGGCGGCAACGTAGCGGAGAACGCCGGCGGTATGCGGGCCGTCAAGTACGGTGTGACCGGCGATTACGTTATGGGCCTCGAAGTAGTTATGGCCGACGGTACGGTACTCCAAACCGGCGGCAAGGCGATAAAAAACGTTACCGGTTACGATCTGACGAGCCTCTTGACGGGCTCCGAAGGGACCCTCGGCATCATCACCAATGTGTTGCTCAAACTCATTGCCATGCCGAAGCGGCGCGGCACGCTCCGGATTATGTTTCAATCCCTCGACGACGGTTGCATGATGATTCATAAGATGCTGCACGCGGGAATCGTGCCCTCCGCCGCCGAAATCATGGACAAGATTTGTCTCGACGCTGTGGCGCGGCATGGACAAAGCGACTTCGCCCCGGCCGGCGAAGCCTGCATCGTCATCGAAATTGACGGCGACGAAGACGATGTTCTCGCCAGGCAGGCCGGACGGATCGAGGCTATAGCCAGAGAGTGCGGATCCCTCGAGTTCCGTTTAGCCCGGTCGCCACAGGAGGCCGACGAGCTGTGGGCCATCCGGCGGGGATTAAGTTCGGCCGTCGCCGGCCTCGCGCCCAACCGGCTCGGCGAAGACATTTCCGTCCCCCGCGACGCCTTCCCCGAAGTAGTGCGCCGCATCCGCGCCATCGCCGAAAAATTCAAGCTTATTATCGCTGTTTACGGCCATGCAGGCGACGGCAACCTTCATCCGTCGGTCCTCTGCGACCTGAGCAACCAGGAAGAGGCCGAGCGAGTCCACCAGGCAGTGGACGAGATTTTTGCGGCGGCCCTGGCCGTGGGCGGAACACTCTCCGGCGAACACGGTATCGGCGTCACCAAGCAGTCGTATCTCTCCCAGGCCCTGGGCGTTGCCGGTGTGCAAACCCTGAAAGCCATCAAGCAGGCACTCGACCCGAAGGGTATCTTGAACCCCGGAAAAATATGGTGA
- a CDS encoding (Fe-S)-binding protein: MVMTGEKTDNKLLQKAQMTVSQCDRCGACLPVCPLFGARDVETASARGKNALTRALAEGGVEPTPEVLAVVNFCLLCQACVESCPNRIRTDEAMINLRQYLMNRAGGKNVKYRALGGILKNRSLVKLAAGTLALLRRFSLNNLLPYGVVPEEYTRVQFLAAFAGPAALGWQAPPTSVAVTATTKVAYFQGCGMRMMFPAASAETRKILQATTPLIIKDNVCCGLPHLAHGMRNEFLSLAKENIRLYEDYDVVVSDCASCSGTLKHIGSYLDDDPDWQERAAAFSRKAMDLTEYLDGVGYRPRQHVDVTFTYHDPCHLVRGQGIRKQPRNLLQAAGTFVEMDAADTCCGGAGSFHMDYPGIAANILAKKQQHIEATGAGIVVTACPGCLIQLTKAAHNSGHKFKAMHISQII; the protein is encoded by the coding sequence ATGGTGATGACGGGAGAGAAAACAGACAACAAATTGCTGCAAAAAGCGCAAATGACGGTCAGCCAGTGTGATCGCTGTGGTGCCTGTCTGCCTGTCTGCCCCCTCTTCGGAGCACGGGACGTCGAAACCGCGAGTGCGAGGGGCAAGAACGCGCTGACGCGGGCCCTGGCTGAGGGTGGCGTCGAGCCGACGCCGGAGGTGCTCGCGGTGGTGAATTTCTGCCTGTTGTGTCAGGCCTGCGTTGAATCATGCCCGAACAGGATCAGGACTGACGAGGCGATGATCAACCTGCGCCAGTACCTCATGAACCGGGCCGGAGGGAAGAACGTAAAATACAGGGCCTTGGGCGGTATCCTCAAGAATCGCTCCTTAGTGAAGCTCGCGGCCGGCACGCTTGCGCTCCTGCGCAGGTTTTCCCTCAACAACTTGCTTCCCTACGGCGTTGTGCCGGAAGAGTATACTCGGGTGCAATTCCTGGCGGCTTTCGCTGGACCGGCCGCCCTCGGATGGCAGGCGCCGCCCACCAGCGTGGCTGTCACGGCAACGACAAAAGTGGCTTATTTCCAGGGATGCGGCATGCGGATGATGTTCCCCGCGGCTTCCGCCGAGACGCGTAAAATTCTACAGGCCACCACACCATTAATAATAAAGGATAATGTGTGCTGCGGGCTGCCGCACCTCGCCCACGGTATGCGCAATGAGTTCCTGTCCCTCGCCAAAGAAAACATCCGGCTTTACGAGGACTATGACGTCGTCGTGAGCGACTGCGCGAGCTGCAGCGGCACGCTCAAGCACATCGGTTCATATCTTGACGACGATCCGGACTGGCAAGAGCGGGCCGCCGCCTTCAGCCGCAAGGCGATGGACCTGACGGAATACTTGGACGGCGTCGGCTACCGACCGCGGCAGCACGTGGACGTCACCTTCACTTATCATGACCCCTGCCATCTCGTGAGAGGTCAGGGCATCAGGAAGCAGCCGCGCAATCTCCTGCAAGCGGCCGGAACTTTCGTCGAGATGGACGCAGCCGACACCTGCTGCGGCGGGGCAGGATCATTCCATATGGATTATCCCGGTATTGCAGCAAACATCCTCGCGAAGAAACAGCAACACATCGAGGCAACGGGCGCCGGCATCGTTGTGACCGCCTGCCCCGGCTGCCTGATCCAGCTTACCAAGGCAGCGCATAACAGTGGCCACAAATTCAAGGCCATGCATATCAGCCAGATCATCTGA
- a CDS encoding N-6 DNA methylase, producing the protein MKLTDTLNTAKALSSLSLFNVKTIKAVEAGLLEKNGKNYLKCPVRGKEIQVKPEEVVRQLWIQRLLLDYGYSLSRLAVEYPITFGRDTSKRADIVIFDADRPTVPYLIIEVKQPTAKGGKEQLKSYTHATGAPLALWSDGAQIIVWHRKNPNYFIEIPDIPTSSQIIDDIIGQPWTIQTLIDKEQAREKDGLRARSLRQLIEDMEDEVLANAGVDVFEEVFKLIFTKLYDELACYRGHYKYLRFRNANTAAQLKANIQNLFDDARKEWEGVFPDDEKIKLTPDHLQVCVGSLEEWKLFNSNLDVIDDAFEYLVTKSAKGEKGQYFTPRWVIDMCVRMLNPKEDETLIDPACGSAGFTVHGIFHVWRQIMVDEGIEASHLFTMEEKPQRCKDYVRDKVFAVDFDEKSVRVARCLNLIAGDGQTNVLHLNTLDWRKWDETIKQQDWVDTYNEGWKKIRKLRASKDGFRAFQFDILMANPPFAGDIKQTDMLSSYELAHKLSKDGSQGKLENAVGRDLLFIERNLDFLRPGGRMAIVLPQGRFNNASDKRVREFIAEKCRILAVVGLHPSTFKPHTGTKTSVLFVQKWNDDPAAGPLCPRVQDYNIFFATQKLPSKDSSGDKIFVERPKVSIFETDETSNKSTLNKYDRPDFLKKYGTVKRATIYRIKEGGQNATMNLEGIENDFGGLDKVEKSLNMVMPIETKERVRDAHGHWIVQHDLFNHDGLTQDGITEAFAEFAKKEGLSFF; encoded by the coding sequence ATGAAACTTACCGATACGCTGAACACCGCAAAGGCCTTGTCATCATTAAGTTTATTCAACGTCAAAACGATCAAGGCCGTTGAAGCCGGCCTGCTGGAGAAGAACGGCAAAAACTATCTCAAATGCCCGGTACGGGGGAAGGAGATCCAGGTCAAGCCGGAGGAAGTTGTCCGGCAATTGTGGATTCAACGCCTCCTATTGGACTATGGTTATTCCCTCTCCCGCTTGGCCGTCGAGTATCCCATCACCTTCGGCAGAGATACGTCGAAAAGGGCCGATATAGTGATCTTTGACGCCGACCGGCCCACCGTTCCCTATCTGATCATCGAAGTAAAACAGCCCACCGCGAAAGGCGGAAAAGAACAGCTCAAATCCTATACCCATGCCACGGGCGCCCCCCTTGCCCTTTGGAGCGATGGGGCCCAAATCATCGTCTGGCATCGAAAAAATCCTAATTATTTTATTGAGATTCCTGACATCCCCACAAGCTCGCAAATCATTGACGACATCATCGGACAGCCGTGGACCATCCAGACGCTTATCGATAAAGAACAGGCCCGTGAAAAGGATGGGCTGCGCGCCCGATCGCTTCGTCAGCTTATCGAAGATATGGAAGATGAAGTTTTGGCCAATGCCGGCGTGGATGTGTTTGAGGAGGTCTTCAAACTCATTTTCACCAAGCTGTATGACGAACTGGCCTGTTATCGCGGCCATTACAAATATCTGCGCTTCCGCAACGCCAATACGGCCGCCCAGCTCAAGGCCAACATCCAGAATCTCTTTGATGATGCCAGAAAGGAGTGGGAAGGCGTCTTTCCCGATGACGAAAAGATCAAGCTCACACCCGATCATCTTCAGGTCTGCGTCGGTTCCCTGGAAGAATGGAAGCTCTTCAACTCCAACCTCGATGTCATTGACGACGCCTTTGAGTATCTGGTCACGAAGTCGGCCAAGGGAGAGAAGGGACAATATTTCACACCGCGCTGGGTTATCGACATGTGTGTGAGGATGCTTAACCCCAAGGAGGACGAAACGCTGATCGATCCTGCCTGCGGCTCTGCCGGCTTCACCGTGCATGGCATCTTTCATGTCTGGCGGCAAATTATGGTGGATGAAGGGATTGAGGCGTCCCACCTCTTTACGATGGAAGAAAAGCCGCAACGCTGTAAGGATTATGTCCGTGACAAGGTCTTTGCCGTAGACTTTGATGAGAAAAGCGTCCGTGTCGCCCGCTGCCTGAACCTCATCGCCGGTGACGGCCAGACCAACGTCCTCCACCTCAACACCCTGGATTGGCGCAAGTGGGACGAAACGATCAAGCAGCAGGACTGGGTGGACACCTACAACGAGGGCTGGAAAAAGATCCGCAAGCTGCGCGCGTCAAAAGATGGTTTCCGGGCCTTCCAGTTTGATATTTTGATGGCGAATCCGCCCTTTGCCGGGGATATTAAACAGACGGACATGCTGTCCTCCTATGAACTTGCCCACAAGCTCAGTAAGGACGGCTCTCAGGGAAAACTGGAGAACGCCGTTGGTCGCGACCTGCTGTTTATCGAACGTAACCTTGATTTTCTGAGGCCCGGCGGGCGCATGGCCATTGTTTTGCCGCAAGGCCGGTTCAACAATGCAAGCGACAAGAGGGTGCGTGAGTTCATCGCGGAAAAGTGCCGCATCCTGGCCGTCGTGGGCCTCCATCCGAGCACTTTCAAACCCCACACAGGCACGAAGACCAGCGTCCTGTTCGTCCAGAAGTGGAATGACGATCCCGCCGCCGGTCCCCTCTGTCCTCGGGTTCAAGATTACAATATCTTCTTCGCCACCCAGAAGCTGCCTTCCAAGGATTCTTCGGGCGACAAGATCTTTGTCGAAAGGCCAAAGGTTTCCATCTTCGAGACGGACGAAACGTCAAACAAAAGCACGTTAAACAAGTATGATCGCCCTGATTTCCTGAAAAAATATGGCACCGTAAAGAGGGCCACCATCTACAGGATCAAGGAAGGCGGCCAAAACGCAACGATGAATCTGGAAGGCATTGAAAACGATTTCGGCGGTTTGGATAAAGTTGAAAAATCCCTGAACATGGTCATGCCCATCGAGACCAAAGAACGGGTCCGGGACGCCCACGGCCATTGGATCGTCCAACACGACCTGTTCAATCACGACGGCCTGACCCAGGACGGCATCACCGAGGCCTTCGCCGAATTTGCCAAGAAAGAGGGCCTAAGTTTTTTTTGA
- a CDS encoding restriction endonuclease subunit S produces MRIDAEFFGKSFLDVAGCLKQIQTEALTKVASISDGNHFSISDEFQEEGIPYYRGQDATGHFFIEQAQPVYIPYQAFALPYMRRSHLRKGDALLSIVGTIGELSLVSSESEATCSCKLAILRPQTIKSGYLSVFLKSRYGQYQIHRLTRGAVQMGLLLEDMDQINIPRFPVELEEAIEKSVHGAKIFLDNSIRYYRHAEQTLLRALGLEDWQPPEVLTYERKAGDVCAAGRLDAEHFQPKYDELIRKLSIVNSVDLRPIKYFSEPLKYGTSEKLVYEAEGIPFLRIADLDNKRFNPQSVQYISKTQASSISDRVSLGDVLVSRSGTLGLAVPITEPFNNAVFGSYFIRTRPDRKVIHPEFMSLFINSLAGQLQVHQKSTGGVQMNLTIEAIENICIPIGNLRWQQSFVDLVEQSLAARKRAHFLLDQAKRAVEIAIEKNEEAAMAFLKQSQESSL; encoded by the coding sequence ATGAGGATAGATGCGGAGTTCTTTGGCAAATCGTTTCTGGATGTTGCCGGATGCTTAAAACAAATACAAACGGAAGCGCTAACGAAAGTGGCCAGCATTTCAGATGGCAATCATTTCAGCATCAGCGATGAATTTCAAGAAGAAGGGATTCCCTACTATCGCGGTCAGGACGCTACCGGGCACTTCTTTATAGAACAGGCGCAGCCCGTTTATATACCTTATCAGGCATTTGCCTTACCTTATATGAGGCGTTCTCACCTGCGTAAGGGTGATGCTCTGCTTTCCATAGTCGGTACAATCGGTGAGTTAAGCCTTGTCAGTTCAGAATCCGAGGCAACATGTAGTTGCAAGCTGGCAATTCTTCGTCCTCAAACTATCAAATCTGGTTATCTATCAGTTTTTCTCAAGTCTCGGTACGGACAATATCAAATACACCGCCTCACGCGGGGCGCTGTGCAAATGGGCCTTTTACTGGAGGACATGGATCAGATAAATATCCCAAGATTTCCCGTTGAGCTTGAGGAGGCCATAGAAAAGAGTGTCCATGGAGCAAAAATATTTCTTGATAACAGTATCAGGTACTACCGGCATGCCGAACAAACACTCCTCCGCGCTCTCGGCCTTGAGGATTGGCAGCCGCCGGAAGTTTTGACCTATGAACGCAAGGCCGGCGATGTCTGTGCCGCCGGACGTTTGGATGCGGAACATTTTCAACCTAAATACGATGAACTAATCCGAAAGCTGTCAATAGTAAATAGCGTGGACCTACGGCCAATTAAATATTTTTCCGAACCACTGAAATACGGTACGTCGGAAAAGCTTGTTTATGAGGCTGAGGGTATTCCATTTTTACGTATAGCCGATCTTGACAACAAACGTTTCAATCCTCAATCGGTACAATATATTTCAAAGACCCAGGCGTCTAGCATTTCGGATCGAGTATCCCTCGGAGATGTACTCGTTTCCAGAAGCGGTACCCTTGGCCTTGCCGTACCGATTACAGAACCATTTAATAACGCCGTATTCGGCAGTTATTTTATACGTACACGTCCGGATCGTAAGGTTATCCATCCAGAATTTATGTCGCTATTCATTAACTCACTTGCCGGTCAGTTGCAGGTGCATCAAAAAAGCACCGGCGGCGTGCAAATGAACCTAACTATAGAAGCAATCGAAAATATTTGCATTCCGATAGGAAACCTTAGATGGCAGCAATCTTTTGTTGATCTTGTTGAACAAAGCTTAGCCGCCCGCAAACGAGCCCACTTCCTCCTGGATCAGGCGAAACGAGCCGTCGAGATCGCGATTGAAAAGAATGAAGAGGCAGCCATGGCATTTTTAAAACAATCGCAGGAGTCATCATTATGA
- a CDS encoding GNAT family N-acetyltransferase, giving the protein MTANLIICLLDTNHHDRDAFDCGEPALNEYLQKMARQHLKKGIANTYVLVNQSESQRILGFFTLSFLEVDLSEVPEKYGKKLPRLHLPAVKLGRLAVDKSCQGKNYGRLLLVDAMRRVAAAIRNTAGVVGLFVNAKNQNVAAFYEKFGFIPLRYNLFSLMIPQQTILGLFPDKTPSGHPGESLCYSQARENQDRL; this is encoded by the coding sequence ATGACAGCGAATTTAATCATTTGCCTGCTGGATACCAATCACCATGACCGCGATGCCTTCGACTGTGGAGAACCGGCCCTCAACGAGTATTTACAAAAGATGGCACGCCAGCATTTGAAAAAGGGGATCGCCAATACCTATGTATTGGTAAACCAGTCAGAGTCTCAGAGAATCCTGGGATTCTTTACACTCTCTTTTTTGGAGGTGGACTTGTCAGAAGTACCGGAAAAATACGGGAAGAAACTTCCAAGGCTACATCTCCCCGCAGTTAAACTGGGCAGACTGGCCGTTGACAAAAGCTGCCAGGGCAAGAATTATGGCAGACTTCTCCTGGTTGATGCCATGCGACGGGTGGCCGCTGCCATCAGGAATACCGCAGGCGTTGTTGGATTGTTCGTAAATGCGAAGAATCAGAATGTTGCAGCTTTCTACGAAAAGTTCGGATTTATCCCGCTGAGGTACAATCTTTTTTCCCTGATGATCCCCCAGCAAACAATTCTTGGATTATTTCCTGATAAAACCCCTTCCGGACATCCCGGAGAAAGCCTTTGTTATTCTCAAGCTCGAGAGAATCAGGATCGCCTTTAA
- a CDS encoding DUF1778 domain-containing protein, translating into METAQAKNNGMADDRITARVPHSTRRIIERAAAVYGATISQFVVQASVERANEVLHSMEMVKLSSRDAQIFIDSLTRPPVPNKKLQEAFRAHKRLVESRD; encoded by the coding sequence ATGGAAACTGCGCAGGCAAAGAATAATGGGATGGCCGATGATCGGATCACGGCCAGGGTGCCTCACTCCACACGGAGAATCATAGAACGCGCAGCGGCAGTTTATGGAGCGACGATCAGCCAGTTTGTCGTTCAAGCCTCCGTGGAGCGGGCAAATGAAGTCTTGCACAGTATGGAAATGGTTAAACTATCGTCACGGGATGCGCAGATTTTCATTGATTCATTGACCAGACCGCCGGTGCCGAACAAAAAACTGCAGGAAGCTTTTCGCGCCCATAAGCGCCTTGTCGAATCCCGAGATTGA
- a CDS encoding 4Fe-4S dicluster domain-containing protein has protein sequence METKVLMINHEKCTGCRRCELVCSVWHDGVSNPARSRIKVEKWEWEGLYIPMACRQCVDAPCLNVCPVKAISRDEELGKVHIDHDLCIVCRSCVAVCPFGAMNFNPWDKKVFKCDLCDGDPQCVRFCDVKAVDFVEPAKESLVKKRDAAFKISEAKKLGDTIRYEG, from the coding sequence ATGGAAACAAAAGTTCTCATGATCAATCATGAAAAATGCACGGGCTGCAGAAGATGCGAGCTCGTATGTTCAGTGTGGCACGACGGCGTGTCAAATCCCGCCAGGTCACGTATAAAAGTGGAAAAATGGGAATGGGAAGGTCTCTATATACCAATGGCCTGCCGGCAGTGCGTGGACGCTCCCTGCCTGAACGTCTGCCCCGTGAAAGCGATTTCCCGGGACGAGGAATTGGGCAAGGTACACATTGACCATGACCTCTGCATCGTCTGCCGCTCCTGTGTGGCTGTGTGTCCCTTCGGCGCCATGAACTTCAATCCCTGGGATAAAAAGGTCTTCAAGTGCGACCTTTGCGACGGTGACCCCCAGTGCGTGAGGTTCTGCGATGTAAAAGCGGTTGATTTCGTTGAGCCGGCAAAAGAAAGCCTCGTGAAGAAGAGAGACGCGGCGTTTAAGATATCGGAAGCCAAAAAACTTGGCGATACAATACGGTATGAGGGATAA
- a CDS encoding aldehyde ferredoxin oxidoreductase: MALDRKLAVVDLTTGVIEKKVIPLAVRKAFLGGRGLASYLLYKYAKPGCDPLGPDNVVIFSAGVLGGTLASAPARTDVMCKNPLTNLLGSGNMGGFFAPELRWAGFDHIVVKGKAAKPVYLWVHNGEIEIKDAKNLWGKSVTEAQWAVREELGDPDIKCAVCGVAGENLVRYANVMTGIKNANGRGGGGCVMGSKKLKLVAARGTMDIKIAHPKEALEFDKRFIEQIASAKVNQTQGALGTPFIWGATNSWGGIRTNNFQYNQLLYADDVEPEHVDEVSKETVGEHNMTACFGCQVHCRAKYKIPHSALAEKFGVVGKYEEGPEYTSQGAFCGEPGCTKLETLLIGNHLVDQFGVDNLEIGSLISWAMELYEEGILTSKDTGGLDLRFGNDEALLEMVHHICKRDTPLGDLLAEGGIRASEKIGKNSFKYLIHVKGMSNLHSDERATPGLALNIATASRGSDHLRSRPAIDLYHLPQDVMRKIYGSPIPYDGPLSSDHREYIGKPWQVFWHENCYMGVDCLGICKYHTTFLGATLPNFEDWSKVLYYNTGLEMTPADIWYVAERCNMIEKLFNIREGYKKDDPHKGDVLADRYHDEPARRGAPDVIGSVIERDKFLKMRAEFYQHKGCDENGIPKPETLKRLGLDNFDKEPSRI, encoded by the coding sequence ATGGCTTTAGACAGAAAATTAGCTGTAGTAGACCTGACGACAGGTGTAATCGAAAAAAAGGTTATTCCCCTGGCGGTCAGAAAAGCTTTCCTTGGCGGCAGAGGGCTTGCCTCATATTTACTGTATAAATATGCAAAGCCGGGTTGCGACCCCTTAGGCCCTGACAACGTGGTAATATTCAGTGCCGGCGTCTTAGGCGGAACTTTGGCATCGGCGCCTGCCAGAACGGATGTCATGTGTAAAAACCCCCTCACCAATCTGCTGGGAAGTGGCAATATGGGAGGCTTCTTCGCTCCGGAGCTGCGGTGGGCTGGATTTGATCATATCGTGGTGAAGGGCAAAGCTGCCAAGCCCGTCTATCTATGGGTGCACAACGGTGAGATAGAGATCAAAGACGCGAAAAACCTCTGGGGAAAATCGGTTACGGAAGCCCAGTGGGCGGTACGGGAAGAGTTAGGCGATCCCGATATCAAGTGCGCTGTATGCGGTGTGGCCGGCGAGAACCTCGTCAGATACGCCAATGTCATGACGGGCATCAAAAACGCTAACGGACGAGGCGGAGGCGGTTGCGTAATGGGCTCGAAGAAGCTGAAACTCGTGGCGGCCCGTGGTACCATGGACATCAAGATCGCCCATCCCAAAGAGGCACTGGAATTCGACAAGCGGTTCATTGAACAGATCGCGAGTGCGAAAGTTAACCAGACCCAGGGTGCATTGGGAACGCCTTTCATCTGGGGGGCGACAAACTCCTGGGGTGGCATCAGAACAAATAATTTCCAGTACAACCAGCTCCTCTACGCCGACGATGTCGAGCCGGAACACGTGGATGAGGTTTCCAAGGAAACAGTCGGCGAGCACAACATGACGGCCTGTTTCGGTTGTCAGGTACATTGCCGGGCAAAATACAAGATTCCCCACAGCGCGCTGGCGGAGAAATTCGGCGTGGTAGGAAAGTACGAAGAAGGTCCGGAATACACATCTCAAGGCGCTTTCTGCGGCGAACCCGGATGCACGAAACTCGAAACGCTTCTGATCGGTAACCACCTGGTGGATCAGTTCGGCGTGGATAACCTCGAGATTGGCAGCCTCATCTCCTGGGCCATGGAGCTCTACGAAGAAGGTATCCTCACCAGCAAGGACACCGGCGGGCTTGACTTGCGCTTCGGCAACGATGAAGCCCTGCTCGAGATGGTTCATCATATCTGCAAGAGAGACACCCCGTTAGGCGACCTGCTGGCCGAAGGCGGCATCAGGGCGTCCGAGAAGATCGGCAAGAATTCATTCAAATACCTTATTCATGTCAAGGGCATGAGCAATCTTCATTCCGATGAAAGGGCAACACCGGGGCTGGCATTAAACATCGCTACGGCGTCCAGGGGTTCCGACCACCTCCGGAGCCGTCCGGCCATTGACCTTTACCATCTCCCCCAGGACGTCATGAGGAAGATATACGGCAGTCCGATTCCCTACGACGGACCATTAAGCTCGGATCACCGGGAGTATATCGGCAAACCGTGGCAGGTGTTCTGGCACGAAAACTGTTATATGGGCGTGGATTGTCTCGGCATCTGCAAGTATCACACAACATTCCTGGGTGCGACCTTGCCGAATTTCGAAGACTGGTCCAAGGTGCTGTATTACAACACCGGGCTGGAAATGACGCCTGCGGATATCTGGTATGTAGCCGAACGGTGCAATATGATTGAGAAACTGTTCAATATCCGGGAAGGATACAAGAAGGACGATCCCCACAAGGGCGACGTTCTCGCCGACCGGTATCACGATGAACCGGCCCGGCGCGGGGCGCCTGACGTAATAGGCTCAGTCATTGAAAGGGACAAATTCCTGAAGATGAGAGCGGAGTTTTATCAGCATAAGGGATGCGATGAAAACGGCATACCCAAACCTGAGACGCTCAAGCGGCTTGGTCTCGACAACTTTGACAAGGAGCCCTCAAGAATATAG
- a CDS encoding heterodisulfide reductase-related iron-sulfur binding cluster, producing MANKIIYFTGCFSNYYSPAMGKALVHVMEKNGFEVIVPDQKCCGMPMMANGNLAGASKNYNYIVKSLKEAAFPDSDIVTTCPSCNMMLRKEGLPFFDSEEARFVADHIYDAGEYLWRLHGEGRLNTDFNAMPLKVFYHNPCHLKVQNIIDAPVRLLQLIPGLTIVKTNINCCGMGGSYGMKKVNFARSTAIAGKVWEEAKASGAEIAVTECGGCGLQIEAGTGMKVVHPMELLSRAYQGSSK from the coding sequence GTGGCCAATAAGATAATCTACTTTACGGGATGTTTTTCCAATTATTACAGCCCGGCGATGGGCAAAGCCCTCGTTCACGTTATGGAGAAAAACGGCTTTGAGGTCATCGTGCCGGACCAGAAATGCTGCGGCATGCCGATGATGGCTAACGGCAACCTGGCAGGAGCCAGCAAGAATTACAATTACATCGTCAAATCCCTCAAGGAGGCTGCATTCCCCGATTCCGACATCGTTACTACCTGCCCGAGCTGCAACATGATGCTGCGTAAAGAAGGCCTGCCTTTTTTTGACAGCGAAGAGGCGCGTTTCGTGGCTGACCATATTTACGACGCCGGCGAATATCTCTGGCGGCTGCACGGTGAGGGAAGGCTGAATACGGATTTTAACGCCATGCCTTTAAAGGTTTTTTACCACAATCCCTGCCATCTGAAAGTGCAGAACATTATTGATGCGCCCGTGCGGCTCTTGCAGTTGATACCCGGCCTGACCATAGTGAAGACCAACATCAATTGCTGCGGCATGGGAGGTTCATACGGTATGAAGAAGGTAAATTTTGCCCGTTCCACAGCAATCGCGGGCAAGGTTTGGGAAGAGGCCAAAGCCTCCGGCGCTGAAATTGCGGTGACGGAATGCGGGGGCTGCGGTTTGCAGATTGAGGCTGGTACGGGGATGAAGGTTGTCCATCCCATGGAGCTTTTGAGTCGGGCCTACCAAGGTTCATCCAAATAA